In the Alligator mississippiensis isolate rAllMis1 chromosome 7, rAllMis1, whole genome shotgun sequence genome, one interval contains:
- the LOC132251679 gene encoding olfactory receptor 14C36-like, which yields MAYDRYIAICKPLHYEIIMNRRACIQMLACAWAAGVMYSAMHTGNTFSLPFCHSNTINQFFCEVPQLLKLSCSGTYRRELAALVFSLCLVLGCFVFTVVSYVQIFTAVWRIPSEQGHQKAFSTCIPHLIVVSLLLSTGSISYLKPVSDSSSPLDLLAAVLYSVVPPLMNPVIY from the coding sequence atggcatacgaccggtacattgccatctgcaaaccactgcattatgagataataatgaacaggagagcttgcatccagatgcttgcctgtgcttgggctgctggtgtcatgtACTCTGCAATGCACAccgggaacacctttagtctccccttctgccactcaaataccatcaaccagttcttctgtgaagtgccccagctgctcaagctctcctgctccggcacataccgcagagagctggcagctcttgtcTTCAGTTTGTGTTTAGttttaggctgttttgttttcaccgttgtgtcatatgttcagatcttcaccgcagtgtggagaatcccctctgagcagggccatcagaaagccttctccacctgcattcctcatctGATTGTGGTCTCCCTGCTTCTGTCTACTGGCAGCATTTCCTACTTGAAGCCCGTCTCTGACTCCTCGTCCcccctggatctcctggcagctgttctgtattctgtggtgcctccattgatgaatccggtcatctac
- the LOC132251818 gene encoding olfactory receptor 14A16-like codes for MSNQTTMTEFLLLGFSNIRELQILHFVIFLAAYLAALMGNLLIITIVTLNCELHSPMFFFLINLSIVDLGSISVTVPKSMSNSLLNTRSISYSGCVVQVFGLFCFLAANLSLLTIMAYDRYVAICKPLHYGIIMNRRACIQMAASAWAASVIYSALHTGNTFSLPFCHSDTINQFFCEVPQLLKLSCSDTYRRELAALAFSVCLCLGCFAFIVVSYVQIFTTVLKIPSQQGHQKAFSTCIPHLTVVSLFLSTCGIAYLKPVSDSPSPLDLLAAVLYCVVPPLMNPVIYSMRNKEIQASLWKLLQK; via the coding sequence atgtccaaccaaaccaccaTGACTGAATTCCTGCTCTTGGGATTTTCCAATATTCGAGagctccagatcttacactttgttatctttctagcagcatacttggcagccctgatgggAAATCTCCTCATCATCACAATTGTAACTCTTAACTGtgaacttcattctcccatgttctttttcttgattaatttgtccattgtggaccttggctccatctcagtgactgtgcccaaatccatgtctaattccTTATTAAACACCAGGTCGAtctcctactctggatgtgttgtcCAAGTCTTTGGTCTGTTCTGCTTCTTGGCAGCAAATTTATCCCTTCTCACAATTATGGCATATGACCGatatgttgccatctgcaagccactgcattatgggataataatgaacaggagagcttgcatccagatggctgccagtGCTTGGGCTGCTAGtgtcatctactctgcactgcacactgggaacacctttagtctccccttctgccactcagataccatcaaccagttcttctgtgaagtgccccagctgctcaagctctcctgctctgacacataccgcagagAGTTGGCTGCTCTTGCTTTCAGTGTGTGTTTATGTTTAGGCTGCTTTGCTTTCAttgttgtgtcgtatgttcagatcttcaccacgGTGTTGAAAATCCCTTCTCAGCAGGGccatcagaaagccttctccacctgcattcctcaccttactgtggtctccctgtttctttccacttgCGGCATTGCCTACTTGAAGCCcgtctctgactccccgtcccctctggatctcctggcagctgttttgtattgtgtggtgcctccattgatgaatccagtcatctacagcatgaggaacaaggagatccaagcttcTTTGTGGAAACTACTGCAGAAATAA
- the LOC106740075 gene encoding olfactory receptor 14A16-like, whose product PMYYFLANLSVLDLGSISVIVPKSMANSLLNTRAISYAGCVSQVFYLFLFCTAGFALLTIMAYDRYIAICKPLHYGIIMNRRARIQMAASAWVAGVIYSVLHTGNTFSLPFCHSNIINQFFCEIPQLLKLSCSDTYRRELAALAFSVCLFLGCFVFIGVSYVHIFTVVWRIPSEQGRQKAFSTCIPHLIVVSLFLSTGGIAYMKPVSDSPSPLDLLATVLYCVVPPLMNPVIYSMRNKEIQAALRKLLHRLILSKNNRPISVS is encoded by the coding sequence cccatgtactactttttggcaaatttgtctgtccttgaccttggatccatctctgtcattgtccctaaatccatggccaattctctcttaaacaccagggcaatttcctatgctggatgtgtgtccCAGGTCTTTTACTTGTTCCTTTTTTGTACAGCTGGTTTTGCACTCCTAActatcatggcatatgaccgatacattgccatctgcaagccactgcattatgggataataatgaacaggagagctcgCATACAGATGGCTGCCAGTGCTTGGGTTGCTGGTGTCATTTATTCAgtactgcacactgggaacacctttagtctccccttctgccactcaaatatcatcaaccagttcttctgtgaaataccccagctgctcaagctctcctgctctgacacataccgcagggagctggcagccctTGCCTTCAGTGTGTGTTTATttctaggctgttttgttttcatcggtGTGTCATATGTTCACATCTTCACCgtagtgtggagaatcccctctgagcagggccggcagaaagccttctccacctgcattcctcatctgattgtggtctccctgtttctttccaccgGTGGCATTGCCTACATGAAGCCcgtctctgactccccgtcccctctggatctcctggcaactgttctgtattgtgtggtgcctccattgatgaatccggtcatctacagcatgaggaacaaggagatccaagccgCCCTGAGAAagctgctccacaggctgatcctctCCAAAAACAATAGGCCCATCTCTGTTTCATGA
- the LOC132251819 gene encoding olfactory receptor 14A16-like, translating into MSNQTTVTEFLLLGFSDIRELQILHFVIFLAAYLAALMGNLLIITIVTLNYELHSPMFFFLINLSLLDLGSVSVTMPKSMSNSLLNIRSISYSGCVVQVFCLICFLGANVSLLTVMAYDRYVAICKPLHYGIIMNRRACIQMAACTWAAGVIYSALYTGNTFTIPFCQSNTINQFFCEIPQLLKLSCSATYLKELAALAFSVCLALGCLVFIVVSYVQIFTAVWRIPSEQDHQKAFSTCIPHLIVVSLFVSTAGIAYLKPIHDSPSPLDLLAAVLYCVVPPLMNPVIYSMRNREIQAALRKLLQRF; encoded by the coding sequence atgtccaaccaaaccaccgtgactgagttcctgctcctgggcttttctgatattCGAGAGCTCCAGATAttacactttgttatctttctagcagcatacttggcagccctgatggggaatctcCTCATCATCACAATTGTAACTCTTAACTAtgaacttcattctcccatgttctttttcttgattaatttgtctCTTCTGGACCTTGGCTCCGTCTCAGTGAccatgcccaaatccatgtctaattccCTATTGAACATCAGGTCAAtctcctactctggatgtgttgtccaagtgttttgtctcatctgcttcttgggagcaaatGTATCCCTTCTCACAGTTATGGCATATGACCGatatgttgccatctgcaagccactgcattatgggataataatgaacaggagagcttgcatccagatggctgcctgtacttgggctgctggtgtcatctacTCTGCATTGTACACTGGGAACACTTTTACCATACCCTTCTGCCAATCAAataccatcaaccagttcttctgtgaaataccccagctaCTCAAGCTTTCCTGTTCTGCCACATACCTCAAAGAGCTCGCAGCTCTTGCCTTTAGTGTGTGTTTAGCTTTAGGCTGTTTggttttcatcgttgtgtcgtatgttcagatcttcaccgcagtgtggagaatcccctctgagcaggaccatcagaaagccttctccacctgcattcctcaccttatcgtggtctccctgtttGTTTCCACTGCCGGCATTGCCTACTTGAAACCCATCCatgactccccatcccctctggatctcctggcagctgttctgtattgtgtggtgcctccattgatgaatccagtcatctacagcatgaggaacagggagattcaagctgccctgaggaaactgctccaaaGGTTTTGA